In Exiguobacterium sibiricum 7-3, a genomic segment contains:
- a CDS encoding methyl-accepting chemotaxis protein, translating into MSRLRKNLKMRLFVWVLAISVITGGISAQLTLFLNRGLNVADGPSIWLGAGIGLVLSIIGSALIQLILRQPIKAIEKATETAREVANGNFNVDFEEAKRGDEVDQLMHELEVMVLHIRKQATQMGNSSDKLTASAQEIAAAVQEGNASGESIRSAMAELSTKMNENVDQAYLSMDALGAVKRTMDEVAKEMNEALKSATVMQTEAENGKTLATDSVEAMHMISSKMEQSATLNSRLTGMTGEISRITDVISDISAQTNLLSLNASIEAARAGDAGRGFAVVAAEVKKLAEQTATSAKEITDLISGVKRLVNDTANAMTDVQKEVATGVGLVEQAGSSFEEIHQSTESVYSRVQSVDQLVIKSDKEIDQVGLTTANILAMVEEASKHAEQVLQASSHQAASLGEVNGAMEELVAVAEQLQEETGATRL; encoded by the coding sequence ATGAGTAGATTACGCAAAAATTTAAAGATGCGGTTGTTTGTCTGGGTCTTGGCGATTTCAGTCATTACTGGTGGGATTTCAGCACAGTTGACGTTGTTCTTAAACCGAGGACTTAATGTCGCTGACGGACCGTCGATTTGGTTAGGTGCCGGGATTGGCTTAGTTTTATCCATCATTGGTTCAGCATTGATCCAATTGATTCTCCGTCAACCGATTAAAGCGATTGAAAAGGCGACGGAAACAGCGCGTGAAGTCGCAAACGGTAATTTCAACGTTGATTTCGAAGAAGCAAAACGCGGCGACGAAGTTGATCAGTTGATGCATGAACTCGAAGTCATGGTCTTACATATCCGCAAACAGGCAACACAGATGGGCAATTCAAGTGATAAATTAACGGCGTCAGCGCAGGAAATCGCGGCTGCTGTCCAAGAAGGTAATGCATCAGGCGAAAGCATCCGCTCTGCGATGGCAGAGCTATCGACGAAGATGAATGAAAACGTCGATCAAGCTTATCTGTCGATGGACGCGCTCGGTGCCGTTAAACGGACGATGGATGAAGTCGCAAAAGAAATGAATGAAGCGTTGAAATCGGCGACCGTCATGCAGACGGAAGCTGAGAACGGGAAGACGCTGGCGACAGATTCTGTCGAAGCGATGCATATGATTTCAAGTAAGATGGAACAATCAGCGACATTGAACAGTCGACTAACCGGCATGACAGGTGAAATTTCGAGGATTACCGATGTTATCAGTGACATCTCGGCCCAGACGAACTTACTCAGTCTCAACGCCTCGATTGAAGCAGCACGGGCCGGTGACGCCGGGCGTGGCTTTGCCGTTGTTGCGGCAGAAGTTAAGAAACTCGCGGAACAAACAGCAACATCAGCCAAAGAAATCACGGATTTAATTTCCGGTGTTAAACGTCTTGTTAACGATACAGCTAATGCGATGACGGACGTCCAAAAAGAAGTTGCGACTGGTGTCGGACTCGTCGAACAAGCCGGTTCGTCGTTTGAAGAGATTCACCAGTCGACAGAGAGTGTTTATTCACGTGTCCAGTCGGTTGATCAACTTGTCATTAAGTCAGACAAGGAAATCGATCAGGTTGGATTGACGACGGCAAATATCCTTGCGATGGTCGAAGAAGCATCGAAACACGCGGAACAGGTCTTGCAGGCATCAAGCCATCAAGCGGCTTCACTTGGTGAAGTCAACGGTGCAATGGAAGAGCTCGTCGCCGTCGCGGAACAACTACAGGAAGAGACAGGCGCGACGCGTCTGTGA